The Primulina tabacum isolate GXHZ01 chromosome 16, ASM2559414v2, whole genome shotgun sequence genome window below encodes:
- the LOC142529945 gene encoding pentatricopeptide repeat-containing protein At1g05600: MNIRWPRILSPTQLSQILRGQKNPIKALEIFNEAKCRYPGYRHNGPVYAAMIRILGSAGRLSEMKEVINQMKDDSCQCQDSFFAGIIKTYSRAGLFDEAISLFNSLREFNCVNFTESFNTLLEIMLKESKPEASYHVFLENFKGWEIKNRTRSLNLLISALCEMKRSDLALQILQEMRYQVCSPNRETYRILMRGLCEEGRVTEGTHLLYSMFWMISQKGCGADVAIYRTLLDTLCDNGEVQEAVKILDKILRKGLKAPKKHRNLDFSNIHDEDELDVRQVKCLINEALIKGGVPSADGYNAMAIDLYAEGRITEGDSVLQEMYLKGFRPSLQIFEAKVAALFTAGRVNEAIEVVEMEMTEKNCVPTVRLHNIVMKGLCNVSESLWALRYFEKASRKAGCAPDKEMYVNLVNGLCCDGKYMEASQMLEKMLINSFWPRDEVYNELIRGLCLIGKPYIAVMWLEEMLSQAKIPDIAAWCSLVSSVCYESHQSRVLYAILDE, translated from the coding sequence ATGAATATAAGATGGCCGAGGATTTTGAGCCCTACCCAACTCTCACAGATACTTCGGGGCCAGAAAAACCCAATAAAGGCTTTGGAAATTTTCAATGAAGCTAAATGCAGATATCCAGGTTACCGGCACAATGGTCCTGTCTATGCAGCGATGATCAGAATCCTAGGAAGTGCTGGAAGATTGTCAGAGATGAAAGAAGTTATCAATCAAATGAAAGATGACTCTTGCCAGTGTCAAGATTCATTTTTTGCCGGCATAATCAAAACTTATTCGAGAGCTGGTTTGTTTGATGAAGCTATCTCTCTGTTTAATAGTCTTCGTGAATTCAATTGTGTAAACTTTACGGAATCTTTCAATACTCTGTTAGAAATAATGTTGAAAGAATCCAAGCCAGAAGCTTCTTATCATGTTTTCTTAGAGAATTTCAAAGGTTGGGAAATCAAGAATCGGACCCGTTCCTTGAACTTGTTGATTTCTGCTCTTTGTGAGATGAAACGCTCAGACCTTGCTTTACAGATTTTGCAAGAAATGCGTTACCAAGTATGCTCTCCCAATAGGGAAACCTATAGGATTTTAATGAGGGGTTTGTGTGAAGAAGGAAGAGTTACTGAAGGTACTCATTTGTTGTACTCCATGTTTTGGATGATTTCTCAAAAGGGCTGTGGTGCTGATGTCGCTATTTATAGAACACTGTTGGATACTTTATGTGACAACGGAGAAGTTCAAGAGGCTGTCAAAATTCTTGATAAGATCTTGAGGAAAGGTCTCAAGGCTCCAAAAAAACACCGGAATCTTGATTTTAGTAATATTCATGATGAAGATGAACTTGATGTTCGACAGGTAAAATGTTTGATAAATGAGGCTTTGATCAAAGGCGGAGTGCCTAGTGCAGATGGATATAATGCAATGGCTATTGATCTTTATGCGGAAGGAAGGATCACTGAAGGAGACAGCGTGCTCCAAGAAATGTACCTAAAGGGCTTTAGGCCATCTTTGCAAATATTCGAAGCTAAAGTAGCAGCTTTATTTACGGCTGGTAGAGTCAATGAAGCAATAGAAGTAGTTGAAATGGAAATGACCGAGAAAAATTGTGTTCCAACTGTTAGGTTGCATAATATTGTGATGAAGGGATTGTGCAACGTGAGTGAATCTTTGTGGGCGCTAAGGTATTTCGAGAAAGCATCTAGGAAAGCTGGTTGTGCTCCTGATAAAGAAATGTACGTTAATCTTGTTAACGGACTGTGTTGTGATGGAAAATACATGGAAGCAAGTCAGATGTTGGAAAAGATGCTTATTAACTCGTTCTGGCCGAGAGATGAAGTATACAATGAACTTATCCGGGGTCTTTGCTTGATAGGAAAGCCGTACATTGCTGTTATGTGGTTAGAGGAGATGCTTAGCCAGGCTAAAATCCCGGATATAGCTGCGTGGTGTTCATTGGTATCTTCTGTATGTTACGAGAGCCATCAGTCTCGGGTATTGTATGCGATTCTAGACGAGTAA
- the LOC142529581 gene encoding tetraspanin-15: protein MAENANNNPPETLAITVTEEKNYINEPKVEENPISTSKTPLKSLQMRHLVLPLALVTFLLSLPFLFQSIWLIYVQQYDCEGLLKSLPRLQVVVAIGLIVTFFVSNGVVYSRTRFPAPGLILVMVPLVVMFIVGISFGGSFKMETRQIPASPRWLKMKVNSNSNWNNIKSCLYDTRICRDLEARSYNLQFYDFSTSKLSPLESGCCKPPSICEMEYVNATYWNKSNKEIYTGRGSDMDMGVPYDEDCDFWRNDETILCYDCHNCKEGFLKTLESKWLKLGTFLVVLSVLLMISHLLLFIGTMLEQNGGKDI from the exons ATGGCAGAAAACGCTAACAATAATCCCCCAGAGACATTAGCAATCACAGTAACGGAAGAAAAGAATTACATCAATGAGCCGAAAGTGGAGGAAAACCCCATATCGACATCCAAAACGCCATTAAAATCACTTCAAATGAGGCATCTTGTGCTGCCATTAGCCTTGGTCACTTTCCTTCTTTCACTTCCATTCCTTTTCCAATCGATATGGCTTATCTACGTGCAACAATACGATTGCGAAGGGCTCTTGAAAAGTTTGCCGAGATTGCAAGTTGTGGTAGCCATCGGTTTGATCGTCACGTTCTTCGTCAGCAATGGTGTAGTATACTCGAGGACTCGGTTCCCGGCCCCAGGGCTGATCCTGGTGATGGTTCCACTGGTGGTGATGTTCATTGTCGGGATTAGTTTTGGGGGAAGTTTTAAGATGGAGACACGACAAATCCCGGCGTCTCCTAGGTGGCTCAAGATGAAGGTGAATAGCAATAGCAATTGGAATAATATCAAGTCTTGCTTGTATGATACAAGGATATGCAGGGATTTGGAAGCTAGATCATATAACCTCCAGTTTTATGATTTCAGTACAAGTAAATTGTCTCCACTTGAG TCCGGTTGCTGCAAGCCACCATCTATATGTGAAATGGAGTACGTGAATGCAACTTATTGGAACAAAAGCAACAAAGAAATCTACACAGGCAGGGGCTCCGACATGGATATGGGCGTCCCATACGACGAAGATTGCGATTTTTGGAGGAACGATGAGACAATTTTATGCTACGATTGCCATAATTGCAAGGAAGGGTTTCTAAAAACATTGGAGAGTAAATGGTTGAAACTTGGGACGTTTCTCGTTGTTTTGTCTGTTTTACTTATGATATCACATCTCTTGCTCTTTATTGGTACAATGTTGGAGCAGAATGGAGGCAAGGATATTTAA
- the LOC142529763 gene encoding uncharacterized protein LOC142529763 isoform X1 has translation MTKKVVSFASTHHKKKPIKRSNKRNRTIFRKFFNYIKSDTYMFSPLISPQSSATFTPDSLGEGFGEPIKRKEKKLVQELDQYLKCDCYMYAPMVLDSAVETTSAPTDFDCCTLEVRSQSKENPSIRCNMIGHRSEKTMRDSGNRMDNFREIACDNCCTPTSRVAIKHALAQKEAVKHVVHQNCRPKSIPGKGLFPKETRKIAVE, from the exons ATGACCAAGAAAGTTGTCTCCTTTGCATCCACCCATCACAAGAAGAAACCCATCAAGCGTAGCAACAAAAGAAACAGAACTATTTTCCGGAAATTCTTCAACTACATCAAATCGGACACCTATATGTTTTCGCCCTTGATTTCTCCTCAATCCTCTGCCACATTTACACCTGATTCATTGG GTGAAGGATTCGGTGAACCCATTAAGAGAAAGGAGAAGAAATTGGTGCAAGAATTGGACCAGTATTTGAAATGTGATTGCTACATGTATGCCCCAATGGTATTGGATTCCGCTGTTGAAACTACAAGTGCTCCTACAG ATTTTGACTGCTGTACATTAGAAGTACGTTCTCAAAGTAAGGAAAACCCTAGCATACGTTGTAATATGATTGGGCACCGCAGCGAGAAAACGATGCGGGATAGCGGAAACAGGATGGACAACTTTAGAGAGATCGCGTGTGATAACTGCTGCACTCCCACGAGCCGAGTTGCTATTAAACATGCACTTGCGCAGAAGGAAGCGGTCAAGCATGTGGTTCACCAAAACTGCCGCCCTAAGTCTATACCAG GAAAAGGGCTGTTTCCGAAAGAAACACGTAAAATCGCGGTCGAGTGA
- the LOC142529763 gene encoding uncharacterized protein LOC142529763 isoform X2, translated as MTKKVVSFASTHHKKKPIKRSNKRNRTIFRKFFNYIKSDTYMFSPLISPQSSATFTPDSLGEGFGEPIKRKEKKLVQELDQYLKCDCYMYAPMVLDSAVETTSAPTEVRSQSKENPSIRCNMIGHRSEKTMRDSGNRMDNFREIACDNCCTPTSRVAIKHALAQKEAVKHVVHQNCRPKSIPGKGLFPKETRKIAVE; from the exons ATGACCAAGAAAGTTGTCTCCTTTGCATCCACCCATCACAAGAAGAAACCCATCAAGCGTAGCAACAAAAGAAACAGAACTATTTTCCGGAAATTCTTCAACTACATCAAATCGGACACCTATATGTTTTCGCCCTTGATTTCTCCTCAATCCTCTGCCACATTTACACCTGATTCATTGG GTGAAGGATTCGGTGAACCCATTAAGAGAAAGGAGAAGAAATTGGTGCAAGAATTGGACCAGTATTTGAAATGTGATTGCTACATGTATGCCCCAATGGTATTGGATTCCGCTGTTGAAACTACAAGTGCTCCTACAG AAGTACGTTCTCAAAGTAAGGAAAACCCTAGCATACGTTGTAATATGATTGGGCACCGCAGCGAGAAAACGATGCGGGATAGCGGAAACAGGATGGACAACTTTAGAGAGATCGCGTGTGATAACTGCTGCACTCCCACGAGCCGAGTTGCTATTAAACATGCACTTGCGCAGAAGGAAGCGGTCAAGCATGTGGTTCACCAAAACTGCCGCCCTAAGTCTATACCAG GAAAAGGGCTGTTTCCGAAAGAAACACGTAAAATCGCGGTCGAGTGA